The Gemmata palustris genome includes a region encoding these proteins:
- the gcvPA gene encoding aminomethyl-transferring glycine dehydrogenase subunit GcvPA: protein MSYVLNTPEDQKAMLAKIGVSSVEDLFANIPTELRLKRDLAIPPAMSEMELQSHLSRLLGKNQSASDAVCFLGGGAYDHFIPSVVDTVAGRSEFYTAYTPYQAEASQGTLQAVFEYQTLMCELTGLGVANASLYEGGSSVTEAALMALGITKRPEVLIAESVHPEYRATLETYAANLNCRVRTLPTPDGFLNPDDVKSAVSDATACVIAQSPNFFGHLEEMQAIGDAAHKVGALFIASFDPVSVGVLKRPGDYGADIAVAEGQGLGVPLQYGGPYLGILACHEDSRFLRKIPGRLVGQTTDRNGKRSWVLTLQPREQHIARANATSNICTNQGLLALRAAVYLTAVGPQGLKETAELCIRKAHYAAEQLTKVPGVSLRFKTPFVKEFALQVPGDAKGLLAKLRTAGYHAGLPLAQWYPALANCITVAVTEKRTKAEIDGLVEALKANV, encoded by the coding sequence GTGTCTTACGTCCTGAACACCCCGGAAGATCAGAAGGCGATGCTCGCCAAGATCGGGGTTTCGTCCGTCGAAGACCTGTTCGCAAACATTCCGACCGAGCTGCGGCTCAAGCGCGACCTCGCGATCCCGCCCGCGATGTCGGAAATGGAACTGCAATCGCACCTCTCCCGATTGCTCGGCAAAAACCAGTCCGCGAGCGACGCGGTGTGCTTCCTCGGCGGCGGCGCCTACGACCACTTCATCCCGAGCGTGGTCGACACCGTCGCGGGGCGCAGCGAGTTCTACACCGCGTACACGCCCTACCAGGCCGAAGCCTCGCAGGGCACGCTGCAAGCGGTCTTTGAATACCAAACGCTGATGTGCGAACTGACCGGGCTGGGGGTCGCCAACGCGAGCCTCTACGAAGGCGGTTCGAGCGTGACCGAAGCGGCCCTCATGGCGCTCGGCATCACGAAGCGGCCGGAGGTGCTGATCGCCGAGAGCGTTCACCCGGAGTACCGGGCGACGCTCGAAACCTACGCCGCGAACCTGAACTGCCGCGTGCGCACGCTGCCCACCCCGGACGGGTTCCTGAACCCCGACGACGTGAAGAGCGCGGTGAGCGACGCGACCGCGTGCGTGATCGCGCAGTCGCCGAACTTCTTCGGCCACCTCGAAGAGATGCAGGCCATCGGCGACGCGGCCCACAAGGTGGGCGCGCTGTTCATCGCGAGCTTCGACCCGGTTTCCGTCGGCGTGCTGAAGCGCCCCGGTGACTACGGGGCTGACATCGCGGTGGCCGAGGGTCAAGGGCTGGGCGTGCCGCTCCAGTACGGCGGCCCGTACCTGGGCATCCTCGCGTGTCACGAAGATTCGCGCTTCTTGCGCAAGATCCCGGGCCGGCTCGTGGGGCAAACCACCGACCGCAACGGCAAGCGCTCGTGGGTGCTCACGCTCCAGCCGCGCGAACAGCACATCGCCCGCGCGAACGCGACGAGCAACATCTGCACGAACCAGGGACTCCTCGCCCTCCGCGCTGCGGTGTACCTCACGGCCGTCGGTCCGCAGGGGTTGAAGGAGACCGCGGAACTCTGCATCCGCAAGGCGCACTACGCCGCGGAACAACTGACGAAGGTTCCCGGGGTGTCGCTGCGGTTCAAGACGCCGTTCGTGAAAGAGTTCGCACTCCAGGTTCCGGGCGACGCGAAGGGCCTTCTCGCGAAGCTCCGCACAGCGGGTTACCACGCGGGGCTGCCGCTGGCCCAGTGGTACCCGGCACTGGCGAACTGCATCACGGTCGCGGTGACCGAGAAGCGCACGAAGGCCGAAATCGATGGCTTGGTGGAGGCACTGAAGGCAAACGTGTGA
- the gcvH gene encoding glycine cleavage system protein GcvH, translated as MSNPSNLRYAPTHEWAKQDGDVVTIGVTAFAIEQLTEPTYLELPAVGAALKAGDKFGIIESYKSTSDLYAPVAGTVVERNEPLVDDGATKRKGDPKPVNDDAFGAGWMVKIKLAPGATLDHLLTAEQYDQQLASEGH; from the coding sequence ATGTCCAATCCGTCGAATCTGCGGTACGCCCCCACGCACGAGTGGGCCAAGCAAGACGGCGACGTCGTCACGATCGGCGTGACCGCGTTCGCCATCGAGCAGCTCACCGAGCCGACCTACCTGGAACTGCCCGCGGTCGGCGCGGCACTGAAGGCCGGCGACAAGTTCGGCATCATCGAATCGTACAAGTCTACCTCGGACCTGTACGCGCCCGTCGCCGGTACCGTCGTCGAGCGGAACGAGCCGCTCGTGGACGACGGCGCGACGAAGCGCAAGGGCGACCCGAAGCCCGTGAACGACGACGCTTTCGGTGCCGGCTGGATGGTGAAGATCAAACTCGCCCCCGGCGCCACGCTCGACCACCTGCTCACCGCCGAGCAGTACGACCAACAGCTCGCGTCCGAAGGGCACTAA
- the gcvT gene encoding glycine cleavage system aminomethyltransferase GcvT produces the protein MSNLRTPLYQWHADHKARMVPFGGWEMPVQYAGIAPEHKAVRSGAGLFDISHMARVNFGGSGALAFLEKVFTNSVTTMKDGQVRYGLVCKDDGGILDDVLVYRWPYGFAAVINASNREKILAWLEQHRAGFEVEIQDQTLSTTMIAVQGPKSVELVQGMFADDVTTLKYYYAMPTRYKDKPCVVSRTGYTGEDGFEVIVPNALGVTLWEEFVAKGAVPCGLGARDTLRLEAAMPLYGHELNETIDPIHAGLAWAVKLDKGDFIGRDAIQQAAADTQKPVRVGLEIEGKRAAREGCVLTDADGTPVGTVTSGSLCPGLDKSLAMAYVDPQFASVGSALDVDLRGTKIPATVVPLPFYKRKK, from the coding sequence ATGTCGAACCTCCGCACCCCACTGTACCAATGGCACGCCGATCACAAGGCCCGCATGGTGCCGTTCGGTGGGTGGGAGATGCCGGTTCAGTACGCCGGCATCGCGCCGGAGCATAAAGCGGTGCGGTCGGGAGCCGGCCTGTTCGACATTTCGCACATGGCCCGCGTCAACTTCGGCGGGTCGGGCGCCCTCGCGTTTTTGGAGAAGGTGTTCACCAATTCCGTCACCACGATGAAAGACGGGCAGGTGCGCTACGGTCTGGTCTGTAAGGACGACGGCGGCATCCTGGACGACGTCCTCGTGTACCGCTGGCCCTACGGGTTCGCGGCCGTCATCAACGCGAGCAACCGCGAGAAAATCCTGGCGTGGCTGGAGCAGCACCGAGCCGGCTTCGAGGTGGAGATCCAGGACCAGACGCTCAGCACCACAATGATCGCGGTGCAGGGGCCGAAGTCGGTGGAACTGGTTCAGGGGATGTTCGCCGACGACGTGACGACGCTCAAGTACTACTACGCGATGCCGACGCGGTACAAGGACAAGCCGTGTGTGGTGAGCCGGACCGGGTACACCGGCGAGGACGGCTTCGAGGTGATCGTGCCGAACGCGCTCGGCGTCACGTTGTGGGAAGAGTTCGTCGCGAAGGGCGCGGTCCCCTGCGGGCTGGGCGCACGCGACACGCTCCGGCTCGAAGCCGCGATGCCGCTCTACGGCCACGAACTGAACGAAACGATCGACCCGATTCACGCCGGGCTCGCGTGGGCCGTGAAGCTCGACAAGGGCGACTTCATCGGCCGCGACGCCATTCAGCAGGCGGCCGCGGACACCCAAAAGCCGGTCCGCGTGGGGCTCGAGATCGAGGGCAAGCGCGCCGCACGCGAAGGGTGCGTGCTCACCGACGCGGACGGTACGCCGGTCGGCACGGTGACGAGCGGGAGCCTCTGCCCCGGGCTCGATAAATCGCTGGCAATGGCGTATGTGGACCCGCAATTCGCGTCTGTCGGTTCCGCTCTCGATGTGGATTTGCGCGGGACCAAGATCCCCGCCACCGTTGTGCCGCTGCCGTTCTACAAGCGAAAGAAGTAA
- a CDS encoding TIGR02996 domain-containing protein: protein MPPPGYEPFLKAICENPDDDTVRLVYADWLDENGDPERAEFIRLQIALHGKPKKSDPQQIREEELIEANGRAWLSELPELPHLRWPGDFSRGFVKTVCVGAGKWFIDHRIKLFASAPVRHLSVSEAGEGTLAKVLAVREIGCLTGLSLCRCRVPRDRFRVLTHSPRLANLRELAISDRSCVGRYVDLTDEEAQEFVETPFLPALEAIYFGDWISPRAEHILRTRFKIVSSRTRFTRTASRFWYDPTPPLGNLLP from the coding sequence ATGCCACCGCCGGGCTACGAGCCGTTCCTGAAGGCGATCTGCGAGAACCCGGATGACGATACCGTGCGATTAGTGTACGCGGATTGGCTCGATGAGAACGGCGACCCTGAACGCGCGGAATTCATCCGCCTTCAGATCGCATTACACGGCAAGCCAAAGAAATCCGACCCGCAACAGATTCGTGAAGAGGAATTGATTGAGGCAAATGGCAGGGCGTGGTTGAGTGAGTTGCCCGAGTTGCCTCATCTCCGCTGGCCTGGCGACTTTAGTCGTGGCTTCGTTAAAACAGTTTGTGTGGGCGCTGGCAAATGGTTCATAGATCATCGAATTAAATTATTCGCATCTGCACCGGTTCGGCACCTCAGTGTGAGTGAAGCTGGGGAAGGAACGCTTGCGAAAGTTCTCGCGGTTCGGGAAATTGGATGCCTGACGGGGTTGTCATTATGCAGGTGCCGGGTTCCCAGAGACCGGTTCCGTGTTCTGACTCATAGCCCTCGCTTGGCAAACTTGCGCGAACTTGCAATCAGTGATCGCTCATGCGTTGGTCGGTACGTGGATTTAACGGATGAAGAGGCACAAGAGTTCGTTGAAACGCCTTTTTTGCCCGCTCTGGAGGCGATCTACTTTGGTGACTGGATAAGCCCGCGTGCGGAGCACATACTCCGCACGCGCTTCAAGATCGTTTCCAGTCGCACGCGATTCACCAGGACTGCAAGTCGGTTTTGGTACGATCCCACTCCGCCTCTCGGTAACCTGCTTCCGTGA
- a CDS encoding M67 family metallopeptidase — MHTHLTTMPPFTTLAVPDLLLEEVFAHTREDAPLECCGLLAGHIRDGVGIVTTRFAIENELRSPTDYLTNARGMFFAFRHIRERDLELLAIYHSHPTSAPIPSRRDIEHNTYGESVVHLIVGFAGTTPEVRGWWLTEAGYREAEWDRTKTDLQSW, encoded by the coding sequence TTGCACACTCACCTCACCACCATGCCGCCGTTCACCACCCTCGCCGTCCCGGATTTGCTGCTCGAAGAGGTGTTCGCGCACACCCGCGAAGACGCTCCCCTCGAGTGCTGCGGGCTACTCGCGGGCCACATCCGGGATGGCGTCGGTATCGTGACCACGCGATTCGCGATCGAAAACGAGTTGCGCAGCCCGACGGACTACCTGACGAACGCTCGGGGGATGTTCTTCGCGTTCCGCCACATTCGCGAACGCGACCTGGAACTGCTCGCGATCTACCACTCGCACCCGACGTCCGCGCCGATCCCGAGCCGCCGCGACATCGAGCACAACACCTACGGCGAGAGCGTCGTTCACCTGATCGTGGGGTTCGCCGGTACGACACCCGAGGTACGCGGCTGGTGGCTCACGGAAGCAGGTTACCGAGAGGCGGAGTGGGATCGTACCAAAACCGACTTGCAGTCCTGGTGA
- the argG gene encoding argininosuccinate synthase, producing MTTVADLKGQTVAFAASGGLDSCTVTKWLTENGVKVVCFTADIAQPDESNFDEIETRMRACGAADYVAIPLHDMIAESGIEVIQFQARYEGAYWNTTGIGRHVIVAGMIPEMKKRGATVLSHGATGRGNDQVRFQLCTNMLAPEVTVYAPWRDREFLKKFPGRSEMIDYCNSYKLPIKASKNAPYSTDANLLGLTHEAGKLEHLTTEPWFVTPGMGVLPKDAPDAPESVSVRFEKGRPVAINGKATTAFQAIQTANALGGKHAVGIATHLVENRFVGIKSRGVYEAPGMELLGSAYAFLLQLVLDRRGRELFDQLSLFVSKQIYQGYGFDLATHMARGAIAPITNLVTGTIKLKLYKGRAEFEAAEDVPHQMYSEANASMEAIGSFDHADSEGFLRVLQVSARALAANGQVTAPVWAKC from the coding sequence ATGACCACCGTAGCCGACCTGAAGGGCCAAACGGTCGCGTTCGCCGCGAGCGGCGGGCTCGACTCCTGCACCGTCACCAAGTGGCTCACCGAAAACGGCGTGAAAGTCGTTTGCTTCACTGCCGATATCGCGCAGCCGGACGAGTCCAACTTTGACGAAATCGAAACGCGGATGCGCGCGTGCGGCGCCGCGGATTACGTCGCGATTCCGCTGCACGACATGATCGCGGAGAGCGGGATCGAAGTGATCCAGTTCCAGGCCCGCTACGAGGGAGCGTACTGGAACACGACCGGGATCGGCCGGCACGTGATCGTGGCCGGGATGATTCCCGAAATGAAGAAGCGCGGCGCCACCGTACTGAGCCACGGCGCCACCGGCCGCGGGAACGATCAGGTGCGGTTCCAGTTGTGTACGAACATGCTGGCGCCGGAAGTGACGGTGTACGCGCCGTGGCGCGACCGCGAGTTCCTCAAGAAGTTCCCCGGCCGGTCGGAAATGATCGATTATTGCAACTCCTATAAGTTGCCGATCAAGGCGAGCAAGAACGCTCCCTATTCCACCGATGCGAACCTGCTCGGGCTGACGCACGAGGCCGGGAAACTCGAGCACCTGACCACCGAACCGTGGTTCGTGACGCCGGGGATGGGTGTGTTGCCGAAGGACGCGCCGGACGCCCCGGAGAGCGTCAGCGTGCGGTTCGAGAAGGGCCGCCCGGTCGCGATCAACGGAAAGGCGACGACCGCGTTCCAGGCGATCCAGACCGCGAACGCGCTCGGCGGGAAGCACGCGGTCGGGATCGCGACGCACCTCGTCGAGAACCGCTTCGTCGGGATCAAGAGCCGCGGCGTGTACGAGGCGCCGGGGATGGAACTGCTCGGCTCGGCCTACGCCTTCCTGCTGCAACTCGTGCTCGACCGTCGCGGGCGCGAACTGTTCGACCAGCTCTCGCTGTTCGTCTCGAAGCAGATCTACCAGGGCTACGGCTTCGATCTCGCGACACACATGGCGCGCGGGGCGATCGCACCGATCACGAACCTCGTGACCGGCACGATCAAGTTGAAACTCTACAAGGGGCGCGCCGAGTTCGAGGCGGCCGAGGACGTGCCGCACCAGATGTACTCTGAAGCGAACGCGAGCATGGAAGCGATCGGCTCGTTCGACCACGCGGACAGCGAAGGGTTCCTCCGCGTGTTGCAGGTCAGCGCCCGCGCGCTGGCCGCGAACGGTCAGGTGACCGCCCCCGTGTGGGCGAAGTGCTGA
- a CDS encoding DPP IV N-terminal domain-containing protein translates to MNRALSFLALVVLAPLAAAQGTKDDYERANSVSKWTAGKVVGGKVNQPNWIPDGEKFWYQNNLSGGKKEFVLVDVVKGTREIVAEDKLPKDAKPVVPPKKRFSDESAEDDETFVLAAQPRRGSESPDGKWGAFIKENNVWLRDTKSKEEVQLSKDGKADDSYGRTYWAPDSKKLVALKTKAGGDRKVTLVESSPRDRLQPVTSTYDYLKPGDPIPLPKPHLFDVENKKEVTVSDELFPNPWAVGNEHWSKDSKHFYFTYNQRGHTVMRLLDIDTETGKVTSVVNEECKTFFDYANKLYVNYLDDTNEVVWMSERDGWNHLYLVDLATGKAKNITKGEWVVRGVDRVDAKTREVWFRALGIHEGQDPYHVHYARIKLDGTDLTKLTDGDGTHTIEYAPDRKHFIDTYSRVDLPSVVELRSAADGKKVLDLEKADATALLKTGWSYPERFVAKARDGKTDIHGYIVRPSNFDPKKTYRVIEYIYAGPHDHHVRKGFTPAPYEQRMAELGFIVVKIDGMGTNWRSKAFHDVCWKNLGDSGFPDRILWIKAAAEKYKEMDIAKGVGIFGGSAGGQSSTRAVLAFGDFYTAAVSDCGCHDNRMDKIWWNELWMSWPVGPHYAEQSNVTQAHKLKGKLMLVVGELDRNVDPASTMQVANALIRADKDFELLVVPGGGHGIAEAPYGNRRRMDFFVRNMLGVEPRSK, encoded by the coding sequence ATGAACCGCGCCCTTTCGTTTCTCGCACTGGTCGTTCTCGCGCCGCTCGCTGCCGCACAGGGCACGAAAGACGACTACGAGCGGGCGAACAGCGTTTCCAAGTGGACCGCCGGAAAAGTGGTCGGTGGGAAGGTTAATCAACCGAACTGGATACCCGACGGCGAGAAGTTCTGGTACCAGAACAATCTGTCCGGTGGGAAGAAAGAGTTCGTGCTCGTCGATGTAGTGAAGGGAACGCGCGAGATCGTTGCCGAAGACAAGTTGCCGAAGGACGCGAAGCCGGTGGTCCCGCCGAAGAAGCGGTTCTCGGATGAGTCCGCAGAGGATGATGAGACGTTCGTTCTCGCGGCGCAACCCCGGCGCGGGAGCGAATCACCGGACGGGAAGTGGGGCGCATTCATCAAGGAAAACAACGTCTGGCTGCGCGACACTAAGTCAAAGGAAGAGGTGCAACTCAGCAAGGACGGCAAGGCCGATGACTCTTACGGCCGCACGTACTGGGCGCCGGACTCGAAGAAGCTCGTCGCGCTCAAGACGAAGGCCGGCGGGGACCGCAAGGTGACGCTCGTCGAGTCGTCGCCGCGCGACCGCCTCCAGCCGGTCACGTCCACCTACGACTACCTCAAACCGGGCGACCCGATCCCGCTGCCGAAGCCGCACCTGTTCGACGTCGAGAACAAGAAGGAAGTGACCGTTTCGGACGAGCTGTTCCCGAACCCGTGGGCGGTGGGCAACGAGCACTGGAGCAAGGACTCGAAGCACTTCTACTTCACGTACAACCAGCGCGGCCACACGGTCATGCGGTTGCTCGACATCGACACCGAAACCGGCAAGGTGACCAGCGTCGTCAACGAAGAGTGCAAAACGTTCTTCGACTACGCCAACAAGCTCTACGTGAACTACCTCGACGACACCAATGAAGTGGTCTGGATGAGCGAGCGCGACGGTTGGAACCACCTGTACCTCGTCGACCTCGCCACCGGTAAAGCGAAGAACATCACGAAGGGCGAGTGGGTGGTGCGCGGTGTCGACCGCGTGGACGCGAAGACCCGCGAAGTCTGGTTCCGGGCGCTGGGCATCCACGAGGGCCAAGACCCGTACCACGTTCACTACGCCCGCATCAAACTCGACGGCACGGACCTCACCAAACTCACCGACGGCGACGGCACGCACACCATCGAATACGCCCCGGACCGCAAACACTTCATCGACACGTACTCGCGCGTCGATTTGCCTTCGGTCGTCGAACTGCGGAGCGCGGCCGACGGCAAGAAGGTACTGGACCTGGAGAAAGCCGACGCGACCGCGCTGCTCAAGACCGGGTGGAGCTACCCCGAGCGCTTCGTGGCGAAGGCGCGGGACGGGAAGACCGACATTCACGGCTACATCGTCCGGCCCTCGAACTTCGACCCGAAGAAGACGTACCGCGTCATCGAGTACATCTACGCGGGGCCGCACGACCACCACGTCCGCAAGGGCTTCACGCCCGCGCCCTACGAACAGCGGATGGCCGAACTCGGGTTCATCGTCGTGAAGATTGATGGCATGGGCACCAACTGGCGCTCGAAGGCGTTCCACGACGTGTGCTGGAAGAACCTGGGTGACAGCGGGTTCCCGGACCGCATCCTGTGGATCAAGGCCGCGGCCGAGAAGTACAAGGAAATGGACATCGCGAAGGGCGTCGGGATCTTCGGCGGCTCCGCGGGCGGTCAGAGCAGTACCCGGGCGGTGCTCGCGTTCGGCGACTTCTACACCGCCGCGGTGAGCGACTGCGGGTGCCACGACAACCGGATGGACAAGATCTGGTGGAACGAGCTGTGGATGTCCTGGCCGGTCGGCCCGCACTACGCCGAGCAGTCGAACGTGACCCAGGCGCACAAGCTGAAGGGCAAACTGATGCTCGTCGTCGGCGAGCTCGACCGCAACGTCGACCCGGCGAGCACGATGCAGGTGGCGAACGCGCTGATCCGGGCGGACAAGGATTTCGAGCTGCTGGTGGTGCCGGGCGGCGGGCACGGGATCGCGGAAGCGCCCTACGGCAACCGGCGTCGGATGGACTTCTTCGTGCGGAACATGCTCGGCGTCGAACCTCGGAGTAAGTAA
- a CDS encoding IS701 family transposase gives MSVPKVFPRDYIEFLIATPKACSGAEAARVQPAVPDPPAHDAFTRLLTRLEPDPSTLWAEAATQVRRAGGVLVIDDSTLDKPYAKAIELVTRHWSGKHHAVVQGINLVSLLWTDGDRHIPCDYRVYDTGDGRTKNDHFGDMIRTAYARRFKPRCVVFDGWYSSLDNLKLIRDCGWTWLTRLKSNRLVNLDRRGTRALADTAIAATGTEVWLPGFGLVKVFGIAIPNGGTAYWATNDLAMTDLARLQLADFSWAIENYHRGIKQCTGIERCQCRTARAQRNHIGLALRAFLRFEAHCFARGVSWVEAKTAIIRDAVRSYLTRPHICFPNMRTA, from the coding sequence ATGAGCGTACCCAAGGTGTTCCCGCGCGACTACATCGAGTTCCTGATCGCGACCCCGAAGGCGTGCTCGGGGGCGGAAGCCGCGCGGGTGCAGCCGGCGGTCCCGGACCCGCCGGCCCACGACGCCTTCACTCGCCTGCTGACCCGATTGGAGCCGGACCCGAGCACCCTTTGGGCCGAAGCCGCAACCCAAGTCCGGCGCGCCGGCGGTGTCCTTGTCATAGATGACTCGACCCTCGACAAGCCTTACGCCAAGGCCATCGAACTGGTGACCCGGCACTGGTCCGGCAAGCACCACGCGGTCGTCCAGGGGATCAACTTGGTGTCCTTGCTGTGGACCGACGGGGATCGCCATATCCCGTGCGATTACCGGGTGTACGACACGGGCGACGGGCGCACCAAGAACGACCACTTCGGGGACATGATCCGGACCGCCTACGCGCGCCGGTTCAAGCCCCGGTGCGTCGTATTCGACGGCTGGTACAGTAGTTTGGACAACCTCAAATTGATACGCGACTGCGGGTGGACGTGGCTCACCCGGCTCAAGTCGAACCGGCTGGTAAACCTCGACCGTCGGGGCACGCGAGCCCTGGCGGACACGGCCATTGCAGCCACGGGCACGGAGGTGTGGCTGCCGGGGTTCGGGTTGGTGAAGGTATTCGGGATCGCCATCCCAAACGGTGGCACCGCGTACTGGGCCACCAACGATTTGGCGATGACGGACTTGGCGCGGTTGCAGCTCGCGGACTTCTCCTGGGCCATCGAGAACTACCACCGAGGGATCAAACAATGCACCGGGATCGAGCGGTGCCAGTGCCGAACGGCCCGCGCGCAGCGGAACCACATCGGGTTGGCCCTGCGCGCGTTCCTCCGGTTCGAGGCCCACTGCTTCGCCCGTGGCGTCAGTTGGGTGGAAGCCAAGACCGCCATCATTCGAGACGCGGTCCGCAGCTACCTCACGCGACCTCATATTTGCTTCCCAAACATGCGGACTGCGTAA
- a CDS encoding MmcQ/YjbR family DNA-binding protein — protein sequence MPDADPLALVETALRDLAVAYPGATEDFPWGHRAIKVKAKIFLILALNEGKLSVTMKLPDSGRYALTQRYARPTGYGLGKSGWVTCTFHPTDEPPMDLLEEWVDESYRTIAPKKLVLALNARLGGAEPPLAPPASPPPPPPVAKKSAPAAKKPKAARKPAKPRKKT from the coding sequence ATGCCCGATGCCGATCCGCTCGCGCTCGTCGAAACCGCGCTCCGCGACCTGGCGGTGGCCTACCCTGGGGCCACGGAAGACTTTCCGTGGGGGCACCGGGCGATCAAGGTGAAGGCGAAAATCTTCCTGATCCTGGCCCTGAATGAAGGCAAGTTGTCGGTCACGATGAAACTGCCCGATTCGGGCCGGTACGCGCTGACGCAGCGGTACGCGCGGCCGACCGGCTACGGATTGGGCAAGAGCGGCTGGGTGACATGTACGTTCCACCCCACGGACGAACCGCCGATGGACCTGCTCGAAGAGTGGGTCGATGAGAGCTACCGCACGATCGCGCCGAAGAAGCTCGTTCTCGCGCTGAACGCCCGGCTCGGGGGCGCGGAGCCGCCGCTAGCGCCGCCCGCGTCGCCCCCACCACCGCCACCGGTTGCGAAGAAATCAGCGCCTGCCGCCAAGAAGCCGAAGGCCGCTCGCAAACCCGCGAAGCCGCGGAAGAAGACGTGA
- a CDS encoding acyl-CoA dehydrogenase family protein, which translates to MAFDPVKLAEDTEAFCQEVRPAEELAYAERKFNDQVVPLAKKYNLLGMNVHPEYGGRGADAVNYFKALARIGREGTTVRTFFSGHLSIGAYPIQTWGSEQLKQKYLPAASRGDKVLAFGLTEPDAGSNPREMTTTFVKKGDGYVLNGVKYLISNGGIAHAVIAFGYPEGKVGTGRISAFVVDTSAKGFEAESFAANAKMGMPTSNTAMFEMHDVVVPAENLLGAEGDGFRVAMGTLVSGRLSVAAGCLGVIEDCLAEVIEYSKMRKQHGKEIARHQLVQDHIAHIEMDRVASESMVLRAAAMKDQSAAAPGDKDLLRQADLLAAQAKFFATNAAWDAADRAVQVFGGRGWSTLYRPGRHLTDVRVCRIYEGTDEILKLKIAAAVLGKEWEAFK; encoded by the coding sequence ATGGCGTTCGATCCCGTCAAGTTGGCCGAAGACACCGAAGCGTTCTGCCAGGAAGTGCGCCCGGCCGAGGAACTGGCTTACGCGGAGCGGAAGTTCAACGATCAGGTGGTGCCGCTCGCGAAGAAGTACAACCTGCTCGGCATGAACGTCCACCCCGAGTACGGCGGGCGTGGTGCTGACGCGGTGAACTACTTCAAGGCCCTCGCACGCATCGGGCGCGAGGGGACCACCGTCCGCACGTTCTTCTCGGGGCACCTCAGCATCGGGGCGTACCCGATCCAGACGTGGGGCAGCGAGCAACTCAAGCAGAAGTACCTCCCCGCGGCGTCGCGCGGAGACAAGGTGCTCGCGTTCGGGCTCACCGAACCGGACGCGGGGAGCAACCCCCGCGAAATGACCACCACCTTCGTCAAGAAGGGCGACGGCTACGTTCTCAACGGCGTGAAGTACCTCATCTCGAACGGCGGGATCGCGCACGCGGTCATCGCGTTCGGGTACCCGGAGGGGAAGGTCGGGACGGGGCGCATTTCGGCGTTCGTCGTAGACACGAGCGCGAAGGGTTTCGAGGCCGAGAGCTTTGCCGCGAACGCGAAAATGGGGATGCCCACGTCCAACACCGCGATGTTCGAGATGCACGACGTCGTCGTGCCGGCCGAAAACCTGTTGGGTGCCGAAGGGGACGGGTTCCGGGTCGCGATGGGCACACTCGTGAGCGGTCGGCTCAGCGTGGCTGCGGGCTGTTTGGGCGTGATCGAGGACTGTCTCGCGGAAGTGATCGAGTACTCGAAGATGCGGAAGCAGCACGGCAAGGAGATCGCGCGCCACCAACTCGTGCAGGACCACATCGCGCACATTGAAATGGACCGCGTCGCGAGCGAGTCGATGGTGCTCCGCGCGGCCGCGATGAAGGACCAGTCCGCGGCGGCCCCGGGGGACAAGGATTTGCTGCGTCAGGCGGACTTGCTCGCGGCCCAGGCAAAGTTCTTTGCAACGAACGCCGCGTGGGACGCGGCCGACCGCGCGGTCCAGGTGTTCGGCGGGCGCGGGTGGAGCACGCTCTACCGCCCCGGTCGGCACCTCACGGACGTTCGCGTGTGCCGCATTTATGAGGGCACCGACGAAATCCTGAAGCTGAAGATCGCAGCCGCGGTACTGGGCAAAGAGTGGGAAGCGTTTAAGTAG